A region from the Drosophila ananassae strain 14024-0371.13 chromosome 2L, ASM1763931v2, whole genome shotgun sequence genome encodes:
- the LOC6501531 gene encoding cholinesterase 1 isoform X2, whose amino-acid sequence MMTTTRLSSVLLLLGVVVFLLCDGGFSIAIAPSTFGTAIARAGKISNTLKETTAWKTLTSHPNSLVQLLPSRAMRVVQEVVRSLRKEREIVATTTLGKVRGRYQKYRSGERGGYYSFRGMRYGAPPTGARRFRAAEPEKPWSGIRDASREGQSCPHKNMILDTFKGDEDCLFVNVFTTRMPKEEESSEPTKLPVMVWLHGGGFSFGSGNSFLYGPDYLVAEDIVLVTLNYRLGPLGFLTAGPDAPGNQGLKDQVLALKWVRDNIAAFGGDPDQVTIFGESAGGSSVQLLLLSPLAKGLFHRAISQSGSALNPWSMAASSSQRAARLAANLGYVGANKTEEILDFLRRVPAMKLVEAAPTTITAEDQRNNIGLPFVPVVEGYWNQDSQEEQFYEQPFLTQHPSDMYHSQNFNSDVAYMTGYNTHEAMLFIRRLRKNPQLLQIIENDFGRLVPRDLNVTHVHDRVTREIRAFYLGNKHVGIESVDEMIALLTDLMFLQGIRRTARNHAKYGNAPVYMYRFSFDGALGLYKRMLGIPRPGVCHGDELGYLFKFGFFNLSLDPKSMEVQVKNRMVRMWTNFAKYGSPTPDTDDPNLTTKWAPIDPSNVMNSLNYLDISANLAMKTNPEPERQRFWDEMYQHYNGAAM is encoded by the exons ATGATGACAACAACCAGACTGTCCTCGGTTCTCCTGCTACTCGGAGTAGTGGTATTCCTTCTATGCGATGGAGGCTTTTCGATTGCCATCGCCCCCTCAACCTTTGGAACGGCCATAGCACGTGCCGGGAAGATATCCAACACGCTTAAG GAGACGACGGCCTGGAAGACCCTGACCTCCCATCCGAACTCACTCGTCCAGCTGCTGCCATCGCGGGCCATGCGAGTGGTCCAGGAGGTGGTGCGATCTCTGCGG AAAGAACGAGAGATCGTTGCCACAACAACACTGGGCAAGGTGAGAGGACGCTACCAAAAATACCGGTCGGGAGAGCGGGGGGGCTACTACAGTTTTAGGGGGATGCGCTATGGAGCACCACCCACCGGCGCCAGAAG ATTCCGTGCTGCAGAACCAGAGAAACCCTGGTCAGGTATTCGGGATGCTTCGAGGGAGGGACAGAGTTGCCCGCACAAGAATATGATCCTGGACACCTTTAAGGGAGACGAGGACTGCCTCTTTGTCAATGTCTTTACCACGCGAATGCCCAAGGAAGAGGAGTCAAGTGAACCGACAAAGCTTCCCGTGATGGTCTGGCTGCACGGTGGGGGATTTTCCTTTGGCTCTGGCAACTCTTTCCTTTATGGACCGGACTACTTAGTGGCTGAGGATATCGTCCTGGTGACCCTTAACTACCGACTGGGTCCATTGGGTTTCCTTACAGCCGGACCAGATGCTCCAGGCAACCAGGGTCTCAAGGATCAGGTACTAGCTCTAAAGTGGGTTAGAGATAATATTGCTGCCTTTGGAGGTGATCCCGATCAAGTGACGATTTTCGGAGAGTCCGCTGGAGGTTCCTCAGTGCAGCTGTTGCTCCTTTCACCCCTGGCCAAGGGTCTTTTCCATCGGGCCATTTCGCAGAGCGGCTCTGCATTGAACCCCTGGTCCATGGCCGCCAGCTCAAGCCAACGGGCTGCCCGCCTTGCTGCCAATTTGGGCTACGTGGGAGCCAATAAGACGGAGGAGATCTTGGACTTCTTGCGCAGGGTTCCGGCCATGAAACTGGTGGAGGCAGCACCCACTACCATAACGGCGGAGGATCAGCGCAACAACATTGGTCTGCCGTTTGTTCCAGTCGTTGAGGGATACTGGAATCAGGACTCTCAAGAGGAGCAATTCTATGAGCAGCCGTTCCTTACCCAGCACCCCAGTGACATGTACCACTCCCAGAATTTCAACAGCGATGTGGCCTACATGACGGGATATAATACACACGAGGCTATGCTTTTCATTAGAA GACTTCGCAAGAACCCCCAACTCCTGCAGATTATAGAAAACGACTTTGGTCGGCTGGTGCCTCGTGATTTAAATGTTACTCATGTTCATGACAGAGTAACCCGAGAAATTCGAGCATTTTACCTGGGAAACAAACACGTAGGAATTGAATCAGTAGACGAGATGATTGCG cTCTTGACGGATTTGATGTTCCTGCAGGGAATTCGTCGAACGGCCCGCAATCATGCCAAGTACGGAAATGCTCCGGTGTACATGTACCGCTTCTCCTTCGATGGAGCTCTGGGTCTGTACAAAAGAATGCTGGGCATTCCGCGACCTGGAGTTTGCCATGGAGATGAGCTGGGCTACCTCTTTAAATTTGGCTTCTTCAATCTGAGTCTGGATCCCAAGTCGATGGAGGTACAGGTCAAGAACCGCATGGTGCGCATGTGGACGAACTTCGCCAAATATGG TTCCCCAACCCCCGACACGGATGATCCAAACTTGACCACCAAGTGGGCGCCCATTGACCCTTCCAATGTGATGAATAGTCTTAACTATTTGGATATTTCGGCCAACCTGGCCATGAAGACCAATCCCGAACCGGAACGTCAAAGATTCTGGGACGAGATGTATCAGCATTACAATGGTGCTGCTATGTAA
- the LOC6501533 gene encoding G protein-activated inward rectifier potassium channel 3 isoform X4, with translation MQVPLSDVQVLQDPADAETIAGGDKEETFAHMKEWKRQYMRGISHTPSQAGVYYEALKGSSHSLAKGSRNFRPGSMRRVRRRAVFKNGDCNVVQKHLQRRRVRFLQDMYTTMVDWQWRWTLLAFALSFILSWLFFALIWWLIVYTHGDLEDLHMPDNQEESGWAPCVSAIDGFTSCFLFSIETQHTIGYGVRTTSPECPEAIFMMCFQSIYGVMSSAFMAGIVFAKMTRAKQRAQTLLFSKHAVICQRDGCLSLMFRVGDMRKSHIIGAGVRAQLIRTKSTKEGEVMTQYFTELEIGTDDSGSDLFFIWPMVIEHKIDENSPLYNLNATDMLQDKFEIVVILEGTVESTGQSTQARSSYINTEILWGHRFDPVVLYNKDLQAYEIDYARFNETTQVDTPLCSARELNEIYKIQEGFRTPASPSIHSGHSTSYSSGYQSPGKQNRLRWQLSVPL, from the exons ATGCAGGTTCCACTCAGTGATGTACAGGTCCTACAGGATCCAGCCGATGCCGAGACTATAGCCGGCGGCGACAAGGAGGAGACATTTGCTCATATGAAGGAGTGGAAGCGGCAGTATATGCGAGGGATTTCGCATACGCCATCACAGGCAGGAGTTTATTACGAAGCCCTCAAAGGATCCAGTCACTCCTTGGCTAAAGG ATCCCGCAACTTCCGGCCGGGTAGTATGCGACGAGTCCGCCGAAGGGCTGTTTTCAAAAATGGCGACTGCAATGTGGTGCAAAAACACTTACAGAGGCGCCGCGTCCGCTTCCTGCAGGACATGTACACCACCATGGTGGACTGGCAATGGCGTTGGACACTCCTGGCCTTTGCCCTCAGCTTTATCCTTTCGTGGCTCTTCTTTGCGCTCATCTGGTGGCTGATTGTCTACACACACGGCGATCTGGAGGATCTGCATATGCCCGATAACCAAG AGGAGTCTGGCTGGGCACCTTGTGTTTCGGCCATCGATGGTTTCACCTCCTGTTTCCTGTTCTCCATTGAGACTCAGCACACCATCGGCTATGGTGTCCGCACAACGTCTCCCGAGTGCCCCGAAGCCATTTTCATGATGTGCTTCCAGTCCATTTACGGTGTAATGTCTTCTGCCTTTATGGCCGGAATTGTGTTTGCCAAGATGACGAGGGCTAAGCAACGGGCCCAGACGCTGCTGTTCTCCAAGCACGCAGTCATTTGCCAACGGGATGGATGCCTGTCCCTGATGTTCCGGGTGGGTGACATGCGGAAGTCCCACATCATCGGGGCCGGGGTGAGGGCTCAACTGATCCGGACGAAGAGCACCAAGGAGGGCGAGGTGATGACGCAATACTTCACGGAATTGGAGATAGGCACCGATGACTCTGGATCCGACTTGTTCTTTATCTGGCCGATGGTTATTGAGCACAAGATTGATGAGAACTCGCCACTCTACAACCTCAATGCCACCGATATGCTGCAGGATAAGTTTGAAATCGTTGTGATCCTTGAGGGTACAGTGGAATCTACGGGACAGAGCACCCAGGCCAGGTCTAGCTACATCAACACTGAGATCCTCTGGGGCCATCGTTTCGATCCAGTGGTGCTGTATAACAAGGACCTCCAGGCCTACGAGATCGACTATGCCAGATTCAACGAAACAACCCAGGTGGATACCCCCCTGTGCAGTGCCCGAGAGCTTAATGAGATCTATAAGATCCAGGAGGGCTTCCGCACACCAG
- the LOC6501533 gene encoding G protein-activated inward rectifier potassium channel 3 isoform X2, with the protein MRFNFSTHSATPTTATSSTAKANGSEKAASQPLKKVIEADPDSLDSVISNPHSYPITIVPNRPTSFYGITPNGKAFQRQPSCRSRNFRPGSMRRVRRRAVFKNGDCNVVQKHLQRRRVRFLQDMYTTMVDWQWRWTLLAFALSFILSWLFFALIWWLIVYTHGDLEDLHMPDNQEESGWAPCVSAIDGFTSCFLFSIETQHTIGYGVRTTSPECPEAIFMMCFQSIYGVMSSAFMAGIVFAKMTRAKQRAQTLLFSKHAVICQRDGCLSLMFRVGDMRKSHIIGAGVRAQLIRTKSTKEGEVMTQYFTELEIGTDDSGSDLFFIWPMVIEHKIDENSPLYNLNATDMLQDKFEIVVILEGTVESTGQSTQARSSYINTEILWGHRFDPVVLYNKDLQAYEIDYARFNETTQVDTPLCSARELNEIYKIQEGFRTPAETTFTMRQLSHNHSDQAS; encoded by the exons ATGCGATTCAATTTCTCCACCCACTCGGCGACCCCCACAACCGCGACATCGTCGACTGCGAAGGCGAATGGGAGTGAAAAGGCCGCCTCCCAGCCCTTGAAAAAAGTCATAGAGGCAGATCCCGATTCGCTGGACAGCGTCATCAGCAATCCCCACTCCTATCCCATAACCATAGTTCCGAATCGCCCGACCAGCTTCTATGGCATCACCCCAAATGGCAAGGCGTTTCAGCGCCAACCGAGCTGCAG ATCCCGCAACTTCCGGCCGGGTAGTATGCGACGAGTCCGCCGAAGGGCTGTTTTCAAAAATGGCGACTGCAATGTGGTGCAAAAACACTTACAGAGGCGCCGCGTCCGCTTCCTGCAGGACATGTACACCACCATGGTGGACTGGCAATGGCGTTGGACACTCCTGGCCTTTGCCCTCAGCTTTATCCTTTCGTGGCTCTTCTTTGCGCTCATCTGGTGGCTGATTGTCTACACACACGGCGATCTGGAGGATCTGCATATGCCCGATAACCAAG AGGAGTCTGGCTGGGCACCTTGTGTTTCGGCCATCGATGGTTTCACCTCCTGTTTCCTGTTCTCCATTGAGACTCAGCACACCATCGGCTATGGTGTCCGCACAACGTCTCCCGAGTGCCCCGAAGCCATTTTCATGATGTGCTTCCAGTCCATTTACGGTGTAATGTCTTCTGCCTTTATGGCCGGAATTGTGTTTGCCAAGATGACGAGGGCTAAGCAACGGGCCCAGACGCTGCTGTTCTCCAAGCACGCAGTCATTTGCCAACGGGATGGATGCCTGTCCCTGATGTTCCGGGTGGGTGACATGCGGAAGTCCCACATCATCGGGGCCGGGGTGAGGGCTCAACTGATCCGGACGAAGAGCACCAAGGAGGGCGAGGTGATGACGCAATACTTCACGGAATTGGAGATAGGCACCGATGACTCTGGATCCGACTTGTTCTTTATCTGGCCGATGGTTATTGAGCACAAGATTGATGAGAACTCGCCACTCTACAACCTCAATGCCACCGATATGCTGCAGGATAAGTTTGAAATCGTTGTGATCCTTGAGGGTACAGTGGAATCTACGGGACAGAGCACCCAGGCCAGGTCTAGCTACATCAACACTGAGATCCTCTGGGGCCATCGTTTCGATCCAGTGGTGCTGTATAACAAGGACCTCCAGGCCTACGAGATCGACTATGCCAGATTCAACGAAACAACCCAGGTGGATACCCCCCTGTGCAGTGCCCGAGAGCTTAATGAGATCTATAAGATCCAGGAGGGCTTCCGCACACCAG
- the LOC6501533 gene encoding G protein-activated inward rectifier potassium channel 3 isoform X1 — protein sequence MRFNFSTHSATPTTATSSTAKANGSEKAASQPLKKVIEADPDSLDSVISNPHSYPITIVPNRPTSFYGITPNGKAFQRQPSCRSRNFRPGSMRRVRRRAVFKNGDCNVVQKHLQRRRVRFLQDMYTTMVDWQWRWTLLAFALSFILSWLFFALIWWLIVYTHGDLEDLHMPDNQEESGWAPCVSAIDGFTSCFLFSIETQHTIGYGVRTTSPECPEAIFMMCFQSIYGVMSSAFMAGIVFAKMTRAKQRAQTLLFSKHAVICQRDGCLSLMFRVGDMRKSHIIGAGVRAQLIRTKSTKEGEVMTQYFTELEIGTDDSGSDLFFIWPMVIEHKIDENSPLYNLNATDMLQDKFEIVVILEGTVESTGQSTQARSSYINTEILWGHRFDPVVLYNKDLQAYEIDYARFNETTQVDTPLCSARELNEIYKIQEGFRTPASPSIHSGHSTSYSSGYQSPGKQNRLRWQLSVPL from the exons ATGCGATTCAATTTCTCCACCCACTCGGCGACCCCCACAACCGCGACATCGTCGACTGCGAAGGCGAATGGGAGTGAAAAGGCCGCCTCCCAGCCCTTGAAAAAAGTCATAGAGGCAGATCCCGATTCGCTGGACAGCGTCATCAGCAATCCCCACTCCTATCCCATAACCATAGTTCCGAATCGCCCGACCAGCTTCTATGGCATCACCCCAAATGGCAAGGCGTTTCAGCGCCAACCGAGCTGCAG ATCCCGCAACTTCCGGCCGGGTAGTATGCGACGAGTCCGCCGAAGGGCTGTTTTCAAAAATGGCGACTGCAATGTGGTGCAAAAACACTTACAGAGGCGCCGCGTCCGCTTCCTGCAGGACATGTACACCACCATGGTGGACTGGCAATGGCGTTGGACACTCCTGGCCTTTGCCCTCAGCTTTATCCTTTCGTGGCTCTTCTTTGCGCTCATCTGGTGGCTGATTGTCTACACACACGGCGATCTGGAGGATCTGCATATGCCCGATAACCAAG AGGAGTCTGGCTGGGCACCTTGTGTTTCGGCCATCGATGGTTTCACCTCCTGTTTCCTGTTCTCCATTGAGACTCAGCACACCATCGGCTATGGTGTCCGCACAACGTCTCCCGAGTGCCCCGAAGCCATTTTCATGATGTGCTTCCAGTCCATTTACGGTGTAATGTCTTCTGCCTTTATGGCCGGAATTGTGTTTGCCAAGATGACGAGGGCTAAGCAACGGGCCCAGACGCTGCTGTTCTCCAAGCACGCAGTCATTTGCCAACGGGATGGATGCCTGTCCCTGATGTTCCGGGTGGGTGACATGCGGAAGTCCCACATCATCGGGGCCGGGGTGAGGGCTCAACTGATCCGGACGAAGAGCACCAAGGAGGGCGAGGTGATGACGCAATACTTCACGGAATTGGAGATAGGCACCGATGACTCTGGATCCGACTTGTTCTTTATCTGGCCGATGGTTATTGAGCACAAGATTGATGAGAACTCGCCACTCTACAACCTCAATGCCACCGATATGCTGCAGGATAAGTTTGAAATCGTTGTGATCCTTGAGGGTACAGTGGAATCTACGGGACAGAGCACCCAGGCCAGGTCTAGCTACATCAACACTGAGATCCTCTGGGGCCATCGTTTCGATCCAGTGGTGCTGTATAACAAGGACCTCCAGGCCTACGAGATCGACTATGCCAGATTCAACGAAACAACCCAGGTGGATACCCCCCTGTGCAGTGCCCGAGAGCTTAATGAGATCTATAAGATCCAGGAGGGCTTCCGCACACCAG
- the LOC6501533 gene encoding G protein-activated inward rectifier potassium channel 3 isoform X3 produces MRFNFSTHSATPTTATSSTAKANGSEKAASQPLKKVIEADPDSLDSVISNPHSYPITIVPNRPTSFYGITPNGKAFQRQPSCRSRNFRPGSMRRVRRRAVFKNGDCNVVQKHLQRRRVRFLQDMYTTMVDWQWRWTLLAFALSFILSWLFFALIWWLIVYTHGDLEDLHMPDNQEESGWAPCVSAIDGFTSCFLFSIETQHTIGYGVRTTSPECPEAIFMMCFQSIYGVMSSAFMAGIVFAKMTRAKQRAQTLLFSKHAVICQRDGCLSLMFRVGDMRKSHIIGAGVRAQLIRTKSTKEGEVMTQYFTELEIGTDDSGSDLFFIWPMVIEHKIDENSPLYNLNATDMLQDKFEIVVILEGTVESTGQSTQARSSYINTEILWGHRFDPVVLYNKDLQAYEIDYARFNETTQVDTPLCSARELNEIYKIQEGFRTPETTFTMRQLSHNHSDQAS; encoded by the exons ATGCGATTCAATTTCTCCACCCACTCGGCGACCCCCACAACCGCGACATCGTCGACTGCGAAGGCGAATGGGAGTGAAAAGGCCGCCTCCCAGCCCTTGAAAAAAGTCATAGAGGCAGATCCCGATTCGCTGGACAGCGTCATCAGCAATCCCCACTCCTATCCCATAACCATAGTTCCGAATCGCCCGACCAGCTTCTATGGCATCACCCCAAATGGCAAGGCGTTTCAGCGCCAACCGAGCTGCAG ATCCCGCAACTTCCGGCCGGGTAGTATGCGACGAGTCCGCCGAAGGGCTGTTTTCAAAAATGGCGACTGCAATGTGGTGCAAAAACACTTACAGAGGCGCCGCGTCCGCTTCCTGCAGGACATGTACACCACCATGGTGGACTGGCAATGGCGTTGGACACTCCTGGCCTTTGCCCTCAGCTTTATCCTTTCGTGGCTCTTCTTTGCGCTCATCTGGTGGCTGATTGTCTACACACACGGCGATCTGGAGGATCTGCATATGCCCGATAACCAAG AGGAGTCTGGCTGGGCACCTTGTGTTTCGGCCATCGATGGTTTCACCTCCTGTTTCCTGTTCTCCATTGAGACTCAGCACACCATCGGCTATGGTGTCCGCACAACGTCTCCCGAGTGCCCCGAAGCCATTTTCATGATGTGCTTCCAGTCCATTTACGGTGTAATGTCTTCTGCCTTTATGGCCGGAATTGTGTTTGCCAAGATGACGAGGGCTAAGCAACGGGCCCAGACGCTGCTGTTCTCCAAGCACGCAGTCATTTGCCAACGGGATGGATGCCTGTCCCTGATGTTCCGGGTGGGTGACATGCGGAAGTCCCACATCATCGGGGCCGGGGTGAGGGCTCAACTGATCCGGACGAAGAGCACCAAGGAGGGCGAGGTGATGACGCAATACTTCACGGAATTGGAGATAGGCACCGATGACTCTGGATCCGACTTGTTCTTTATCTGGCCGATGGTTATTGAGCACAAGATTGATGAGAACTCGCCACTCTACAACCTCAATGCCACCGATATGCTGCAGGATAAGTTTGAAATCGTTGTGATCCTTGAGGGTACAGTGGAATCTACGGGACAGAGCACCCAGGCCAGGTCTAGCTACATCAACACTGAGATCCTCTGGGGCCATCGTTTCGATCCAGTGGTGCTGTATAACAAGGACCTCCAGGCCTACGAGATCGACTATGCCAGATTCAACGAAACAACCCAGGTGGATACCCCCCTGTGCAGTGCCCGAGAGCTTAATGAGATCTATAAGATCCAGGAGGGCTTCCGCACACCAG
- the LOC6501533 gene encoding G protein-activated inward rectifier potassium channel 3 isoform X5, with translation MQVPLSDVQVLQDPADAETIAGGDKEETFAHMKEWKRQYMRGISHTPSQAGVYYEALKGSSHSLAKGSRNFRPGSMRRVRRRAVFKNGDCNVVQKHLQRRRVRFLQDMYTTMVDWQWRWTLLAFALSFILSWLFFALIWWLIVYTHGDLEDLHMPDNQEESGWAPCVSAIDGFTSCFLFSIETQHTIGYGVRTTSPECPEAIFMMCFQSIYGVMSSAFMAGIVFAKMTRAKQRAQTLLFSKHAVICQRDGCLSLMFRVGDMRKSHIIGAGVRAQLIRTKSTKEGEVMTQYFTELEIGTDDSGSDLFFIWPMVIEHKIDENSPLYNLNATDMLQDKFEIVVILEGTVESTGQSTQARSSYINTEILWGHRFDPVVLYNKDLQAYEIDYARFNETTQVDTPLCSARELNEIYKIQEGFRTPETTFTMRQLSHNHSDQAS, from the exons ATGCAGGTTCCACTCAGTGATGTACAGGTCCTACAGGATCCAGCCGATGCCGAGACTATAGCCGGCGGCGACAAGGAGGAGACATTTGCTCATATGAAGGAGTGGAAGCGGCAGTATATGCGAGGGATTTCGCATACGCCATCACAGGCAGGAGTTTATTACGAAGCCCTCAAAGGATCCAGTCACTCCTTGGCTAAAGG ATCCCGCAACTTCCGGCCGGGTAGTATGCGACGAGTCCGCCGAAGGGCTGTTTTCAAAAATGGCGACTGCAATGTGGTGCAAAAACACTTACAGAGGCGCCGCGTCCGCTTCCTGCAGGACATGTACACCACCATGGTGGACTGGCAATGGCGTTGGACACTCCTGGCCTTTGCCCTCAGCTTTATCCTTTCGTGGCTCTTCTTTGCGCTCATCTGGTGGCTGATTGTCTACACACACGGCGATCTGGAGGATCTGCATATGCCCGATAACCAAG AGGAGTCTGGCTGGGCACCTTGTGTTTCGGCCATCGATGGTTTCACCTCCTGTTTCCTGTTCTCCATTGAGACTCAGCACACCATCGGCTATGGTGTCCGCACAACGTCTCCCGAGTGCCCCGAAGCCATTTTCATGATGTGCTTCCAGTCCATTTACGGTGTAATGTCTTCTGCCTTTATGGCCGGAATTGTGTTTGCCAAGATGACGAGGGCTAAGCAACGGGCCCAGACGCTGCTGTTCTCCAAGCACGCAGTCATTTGCCAACGGGATGGATGCCTGTCCCTGATGTTCCGGGTGGGTGACATGCGGAAGTCCCACATCATCGGGGCCGGGGTGAGGGCTCAACTGATCCGGACGAAGAGCACCAAGGAGGGCGAGGTGATGACGCAATACTTCACGGAATTGGAGATAGGCACCGATGACTCTGGATCCGACTTGTTCTTTATCTGGCCGATGGTTATTGAGCACAAGATTGATGAGAACTCGCCACTCTACAACCTCAATGCCACCGATATGCTGCAGGATAAGTTTGAAATCGTTGTGATCCTTGAGGGTACAGTGGAATCTACGGGACAGAGCACCCAGGCCAGGTCTAGCTACATCAACACTGAGATCCTCTGGGGCCATCGTTTCGATCCAGTGGTGCTGTATAACAAGGACCTCCAGGCCTACGAGATCGACTATGCCAGATTCAACGAAACAACCCAGGTGGATACCCCCCTGTGCAGTGCCCGAGAGCTTAATGAGATCTATAAGATCCAGGAGGGCTTCCGCACACCAG
- the LOC6501531 gene encoding juvenile hormone esterase isoform X1: MPCPRNWARGAMAAGLVLAIGLIVLAICVQRPNESGHRITTMERKSPTPSGDLQDLPDLPAKAFFLIATTTTTSPSTSTTPAPPADTNKSSGSVDMRQILGAASSTTETTAWKTLTSHPNSLVQLLPSRAMRVVQEVVRSLRKEREIVATTTLGKVRGRYQKYRSGERGGYYSFRGMRYGAPPTGARRFRAAEPEKPWSGIRDASREGQSCPHKNMILDTFKGDEDCLFVNVFTTRMPKEEESSEPTKLPVMVWLHGGGFSFGSGNSFLYGPDYLVAEDIVLVTLNYRLGPLGFLTAGPDAPGNQGLKDQVLALKWVRDNIAAFGGDPDQVTIFGESAGGSSVQLLLLSPLAKGLFHRAISQSGSALNPWSMAASSSQRAARLAANLGYVGANKTEEILDFLRRVPAMKLVEAAPTTITAEDQRNNIGLPFVPVVEGYWNQDSQEEQFYEQPFLTQHPSDMYHSQNFNSDVAYMTGYNTHEAMLFIRRLRKNPQLLQIIENDFGRLVPRDLNVTHVHDRVTREIRAFYLGNKHVGIESVDEMIALLTDLMFLQGIRRTARNHAKYGNAPVYMYRFSFDGALGLYKRMLGIPRPGVCHGDELGYLFKFGFFNLSLDPKSMEVQVKNRMVRMWTNFAKYGSPTPDTDDPNLTTKWAPIDPSNVMNSLNYLDISANLAMKTNPEPERQRFWDEMYQHYNGAAM, from the exons ATGCCTTGCCCCCGGAATTGGGCCCGCGGAGCGATGGCCGCAGGCCTCGTGCTGGCCATCGGTCTAATTGTCTTGGCAATTTGTGTGCAGCGACCGAATGAATCCGGCCATCGAATCACAACGATGGAGAGAAAGTCCCCAACTCCGAGCGGTGATTTGCAAGATTTGCCAGATTTGCCAGCAAAAGCGTTTTTTTTAATCGCTACAACGACAACAACATCCCCATCAACAAGCACCACCCCAGCACCACCAGCGGACACTAACAAGTCTTCCGGGTCAGTGGACATGCGCCAAATCCTCGGAGCGGCCAGTTCTACCACG GAGACGACGGCCTGGAAGACCCTGACCTCCCATCCGAACTCACTCGTCCAGCTGCTGCCATCGCGGGCCATGCGAGTGGTCCAGGAGGTGGTGCGATCTCTGCGG AAAGAACGAGAGATCGTTGCCACAACAACACTGGGCAAGGTGAGAGGACGCTACCAAAAATACCGGTCGGGAGAGCGGGGGGGCTACTACAGTTTTAGGGGGATGCGCTATGGAGCACCACCCACCGGCGCCAGAAG ATTCCGTGCTGCAGAACCAGAGAAACCCTGGTCAGGTATTCGGGATGCTTCGAGGGAGGGACAGAGTTGCCCGCACAAGAATATGATCCTGGACACCTTTAAGGGAGACGAGGACTGCCTCTTTGTCAATGTCTTTACCACGCGAATGCCCAAGGAAGAGGAGTCAAGTGAACCGACAAAGCTTCCCGTGATGGTCTGGCTGCACGGTGGGGGATTTTCCTTTGGCTCTGGCAACTCTTTCCTTTATGGACCGGACTACTTAGTGGCTGAGGATATCGTCCTGGTGACCCTTAACTACCGACTGGGTCCATTGGGTTTCCTTACAGCCGGACCAGATGCTCCAGGCAACCAGGGTCTCAAGGATCAGGTACTAGCTCTAAAGTGGGTTAGAGATAATATTGCTGCCTTTGGAGGTGATCCCGATCAAGTGACGATTTTCGGAGAGTCCGCTGGAGGTTCCTCAGTGCAGCTGTTGCTCCTTTCACCCCTGGCCAAGGGTCTTTTCCATCGGGCCATTTCGCAGAGCGGCTCTGCATTGAACCCCTGGTCCATGGCCGCCAGCTCAAGCCAACGGGCTGCCCGCCTTGCTGCCAATTTGGGCTACGTGGGAGCCAATAAGACGGAGGAGATCTTGGACTTCTTGCGCAGGGTTCCGGCCATGAAACTGGTGGAGGCAGCACCCACTACCATAACGGCGGAGGATCAGCGCAACAACATTGGTCTGCCGTTTGTTCCAGTCGTTGAGGGATACTGGAATCAGGACTCTCAAGAGGAGCAATTCTATGAGCAGCCGTTCCTTACCCAGCACCCCAGTGACATGTACCACTCCCAGAATTTCAACAGCGATGTGGCCTACATGACGGGATATAATACACACGAGGCTATGCTTTTCATTAGAA GACTTCGCAAGAACCCCCAACTCCTGCAGATTATAGAAAACGACTTTGGTCGGCTGGTGCCTCGTGATTTAAATGTTACTCATGTTCATGACAGAGTAACCCGAGAAATTCGAGCATTTTACCTGGGAAACAAACACGTAGGAATTGAATCAGTAGACGAGATGATTGCG cTCTTGACGGATTTGATGTTCCTGCAGGGAATTCGTCGAACGGCCCGCAATCATGCCAAGTACGGAAATGCTCCGGTGTACATGTACCGCTTCTCCTTCGATGGAGCTCTGGGTCTGTACAAAAGAATGCTGGGCATTCCGCGACCTGGAGTTTGCCATGGAGATGAGCTGGGCTACCTCTTTAAATTTGGCTTCTTCAATCTGAGTCTGGATCCCAAGTCGATGGAGGTACAGGTCAAGAACCGCATGGTGCGCATGTGGACGAACTTCGCCAAATATGG TTCCCCAACCCCCGACACGGATGATCCAAACTTGACCACCAAGTGGGCGCCCATTGACCCTTCCAATGTGATGAATAGTCTTAACTATTTGGATATTTCGGCCAACCTGGCCATGAAGACCAATCCCGAACCGGAACGTCAAAGATTCTGGGACGAGATGTATCAGCATTACAATGGTGCTGCTATGTAA